One genomic region from Streptomyces sp. NBC_01431 encodes:
- a CDS encoding MFS transporter, giving the protein MSSNAALQTAPAERQLTSKPPHGASPSLTLAAALVGFALITLDASVVNVALPAIGTDLGGGMSGLQWVVDAYTLAFAALMLSTGAFADRVGSAKAYALGTIVFTLASAACGIAPTLGVLIGARVVQGVAAAVVLPASLALVRQAYPDPARRARAVALWAAGGSVAVALGPVAGGALTTVWDWRGIFFINLPLGLVALALTSRAPRAERRPAPLDLPGQLAAAVALAALAFAVIEQGTVRITAGAVALAAGVAFWLIERRVAHPVVPLGLFRSRTVTVAIGAGAAASVAFYGVIFAFSLYFQRVRGESALTAGLMFLPMTALIPVMNVLSGKLSNRFGPRVPMLIGQLTALAGLLVLLLADEHTPTLLAAFLMVPLALGCGISVPALTAAMMEALPQERAGLAAGVLNAGRQVAGALSIAVFGALVAGGEGFVPGLRTSLLIAAGLFAISAAATLRLRSAK; this is encoded by the coding sequence ATGTCTTCGAACGCCGCACTCCAAACCGCCCCCGCCGAACGCCAATTGACCTCGAAGCCGCCGCACGGAGCCTCCCCCTCTCTCACCCTGGCCGCCGCGCTCGTCGGCTTTGCCCTGATCACCCTGGACGCCTCCGTGGTGAACGTGGCGCTGCCCGCGATCGGCACCGACCTCGGCGGCGGCATGTCCGGCCTCCAGTGGGTGGTGGACGCCTACACGCTCGCCTTCGCCGCGCTGATGCTCTCGACCGGTGCCTTCGCCGACCGGGTCGGATCGGCGAAGGCGTACGCGCTCGGCACCATCGTCTTCACCCTCGCCTCGGCGGCCTGCGGCATCGCCCCGACCCTGGGTGTGCTCATCGGCGCCCGGGTCGTGCAGGGCGTGGCGGCCGCGGTGGTGCTGCCCGCCTCGCTCGCCCTGGTGCGGCAGGCGTACCCGGATCCGGCGCGGCGGGCCAGGGCGGTGGCGCTCTGGGCCGCCGGGGGTTCGGTCGCGGTGGCGCTCGGCCCGGTCGCGGGCGGCGCGCTGACCACGGTCTGGGACTGGCGCGGGATCTTCTTCATCAACCTCCCGCTGGGCCTCGTCGCCCTCGCCCTGACCTCCCGCGCCCCGCGCGCCGAACGCCGTCCCGCGCCGCTGGACCTGCCGGGCCAGCTGGCCGCCGCGGTCGCGCTTGCGGCGCTCGCCTTCGCGGTGATCGAGCAGGGGACGGTACGGATCACGGCGGGCGCGGTCGCGCTGGCCGCCGGGGTCGCGTTCTGGCTGATCGAGCGGCGGGTGGCGCATCCGGTGGTGCCGCTCGGCCTGTTCCGCAGCCGCACCGTGACCGTCGCCATCGGCGCGGGCGCCGCGGCCAGCGTCGCCTTCTACGGCGTGATCTTCGCCTTCAGCCTCTACTTCCAGCGGGTGCGCGGCGAGTCGGCGCTGACGGCGGGGCTGATGTTCCTGCCGATGACCGCGCTGATCCCGGTCATGAACGTGCTCTCCGGAAAGCTGTCGAACCGCTTCGGGCCGCGCGTGCCGATGCTGATCGGCCAACTGACCGCCCTGGCCGGCCTGTTGGTGCTGCTGCTCGCCGACGAGCACACCCCTACGCTGCTCGCCGCGTTCCTGATGGTTCCGCTGGCGCTCGGCTGCGGCATCTCGGTGCCCGCGCTGACCGCCGCGATGATGGAGGCGCTGCCCCAGGAGCGGGCGGGCCTGGCGGCCGGGGTGCTCAACGCGGGCCGACAGGTCGCGGGCGCCCTCAGCATCGCGGTGTTCGGCGCGCTGGTCGCGGGCGGCGAAGGCTTCGTACCGGGTCTGCGTACGAGTCTGCTGATCGCGGCGGGGCTGTTCGCGATCTCCGCGGCGGCGACGCTGCGGCTTCGGTCGGCGAAGTAG
- a CDS encoding GlxA family transcriptional regulator, translating to MPLHRVAVIAPSPVSMFNLAIPELLFSKVEVDGGPGYEVVVCTPEPGPIATTGGLDLYVGRGLEAVEGVDTVLVAGTGQRYVPDPRTVAAVRRAAAAGTRIASICSGAFVLAEAGLLDGRSATTYWELAEELRKRYPALDLKGDVLYVQDGNVMTSSGYAAGIDLCLHIIRTDYGAAIANKVARQALVAPVRPGGQTQFTQTPLPAERGVVCADTRGWAMRNLDKPLTLTDLARHAGVSVRTLTRRFHAESGASPLQWLLHQRIERAKELLETTTLAMDQVAEASGLGSADSLRGHLVRRTGLTPSAYRAMFSRLAATA from the coding sequence ATGCCGCTGCACCGGGTCGCCGTCATCGCGCCCTCGCCCGTCTCGATGTTCAACCTCGCCATCCCCGAGCTCCTCTTCAGCAAGGTCGAGGTCGACGGCGGCCCCGGCTACGAGGTGGTGGTCTGCACCCCCGAGCCCGGCCCGATCGCCACGACCGGCGGGCTTGACCTGTACGTGGGCCGGGGCCTGGAGGCGGTCGAAGGCGTCGACACCGTACTGGTCGCCGGGACGGGCCAGCGCTACGTACCCGATCCGCGCACGGTGGCCGCGGTCCGCCGGGCCGCCGCGGCGGGCACGCGCATCGCGTCCATCTGCAGCGGGGCCTTCGTGCTCGCCGAGGCCGGGCTGCTCGACGGGCGCAGCGCCACGACGTACTGGGAACTCGCCGAGGAGCTGCGCAAGCGCTACCCCGCGCTCGACCTCAAGGGCGATGTCCTGTACGTCCAGGACGGCAATGTCATGACCTCCTCCGGGTACGCCGCGGGCATCGACCTGTGCCTGCACATCATCCGCACCGACTACGGCGCCGCCATCGCCAACAAGGTGGCCCGCCAGGCCCTCGTCGCGCCGGTGCGGCCGGGCGGTCAGACCCAGTTCACCCAGACCCCGCTGCCCGCCGAGCGCGGGGTGGTCTGCGCGGACACCCGGGGCTGGGCGATGCGCAACCTCGACAAGCCGCTCACCCTCACCGATCTGGCCCGCCACGCGGGCGTCAGCGTGCGCACCCTGACCCGGCGCTTCCACGCCGAGAGCGGCGCGAGCCCGCTGCAGTGGCTGCTTCACCAGCGCATCGAGCGGGCCAAGGAACTCCTGGAGACGACCACCCTCGCCATGGACCAGGTCGCCGAGGCGAGCGGCCTGGGCAGCGCGGACTCCCTGCGCGGCCACCTGGTGCGGCGCACCGGCCTCACCCCGAGCGCCTACCGGGCCATGTTCAGCAGACTGGCCGCGACGGCCTGA
- a CDS encoding DsbA family oxidoreductase codes for MRVEIWSDIACPWCYIGKARFEKGLAEFAHGDEIEVVHRSFELDPNRARGDIGPVIPMLAKKYGRTIDQAREMEAHVASNAHAEGLGYLADGRDHGNTFDIHRLLHLAKARGRQEELLDLAYRTNFAEERSVFDPEVLVELAVEAGLDADEARTVLGDVDAYADEVRADEREAAELGASAVPFFVLDRKYGISGGQPAEVFTQALEQAWQSHTPALKTIAGDAEACGPEGCEVPR; via the coding sequence ATGCGCGTCGAGATCTGGAGCGACATCGCCTGCCCGTGGTGCTACATCGGCAAGGCCCGCTTCGAGAAGGGCCTGGCGGAGTTCGCCCACGGCGACGAGATCGAGGTGGTCCACCGCTCCTTCGAGCTCGACCCCAACCGTGCCAGGGGCGACATCGGCCCGGTGATCCCGATGCTGGCCAAGAAGTACGGCCGCACCATCGATCAGGCCCGCGAGATGGAGGCGCACGTCGCCTCCAACGCGCACGCCGAGGGCCTGGGCTACCTGGCCGACGGCCGCGACCACGGCAACACCTTCGACATCCACCGCCTGCTGCACCTCGCCAAGGCGCGCGGCCGCCAGGAAGAGCTGCTCGACCTCGCCTACCGGACCAACTTCGCCGAGGAGCGCTCCGTCTTCGACCCCGAGGTCCTGGTGGAGCTGGCCGTCGAGGCCGGTCTGGACGCCGACGAGGCGCGTACGGTCCTCGGCGACGTGGACGCGTACGCCGACGAGGTGCGCGCCGACGAGCGGGAAGCGGCCGAGCTCGGCGCGAGCGCAGTCCCGTTCTTCGTGCTCGACCGGAAGTACGGGATCTCCGGCGGCCAGCCCGCCGAGGTCTTCACACAGGCCCTTGAGCAGGCCTGGCAGTCGCACACCCCGGCCCTCAAGACCATCGCAGGCGACGCGGAGGCCTGCGGACCCGAGGGGTGCGAGGTCCCCCGCTGA
- a CDS encoding aminotransferase class V-fold PLP-dependent enzyme, whose protein sequence is MELDSLVRGEFAPLTTYLNTASTGLLPARTVAAMGEAVAASAAGRPTDMFGDVEAARASYARLVGVPVRRVATGASVAVYTGLVAASLPVGAEVLLAEADFSSVVNPFHMRGDLKVRTAPLEGLAEAVRPGTALVAVSSVQSADGRIADLAAIREAARTHGARTLVDVSQGVGWYPVDAGAYDYTVTVGFKWLTTPRGVAFLTVPDDLGGLNPLFAGWVAGERPWDSCYGPVEELAHSARRFDESPALFSYTGGRHSLALIEELGTDRIHAHNTALADRFRAGLAALGHEPVPAPGSAIVSVPGLGHRQAELSRVGVELSDRAGNLRAAFHFYSSAADVDRLLDLLPGR, encoded by the coding sequence ATGGAACTGGACTCCCTAGTGCGCGGCGAGTTCGCGCCGCTGACCACCTACCTCAACACCGCGAGCACCGGGCTGCTGCCCGCCCGGACCGTGGCGGCCATGGGTGAGGCCGTGGCCGCCTCGGCGGCGGGGCGGCCGACCGACATGTTCGGCGACGTGGAGGCGGCCCGCGCGAGCTACGCCCGGCTCGTGGGCGTCCCCGTGCGCCGCGTCGCGACCGGCGCGTCCGTCGCCGTCTACACCGGCCTCGTCGCGGCGTCGCTGCCCGTCGGGGCCGAAGTCCTGCTCGCCGAGGCCGACTTCAGCTCCGTGGTGAACCCGTTCCACATGCGCGGCGACCTGAAGGTGCGCACCGCGCCGCTTGAGGGCCTCGCCGAAGCGGTTCGGCCGGGCACCGCGCTGGTCGCGGTCAGCTCGGTCCAGTCCGCCGACGGCCGGATCGCCGACCTCGCCGCCATCCGCGAGGCCGCCCGCACCCACGGCGCCCGGACCCTCGTCGACGTGTCCCAGGGCGTGGGCTGGTACCCGGTCGACGCCGGGGCGTACGACTACACCGTGACCGTCGGCTTCAAGTGGCTCACCACCCCGCGCGGGGTCGCCTTCCTCACCGTCCCCGACGACCTCGGTGGGCTGAACCCCCTGTTCGCCGGGTGGGTGGCCGGCGAGCGTCCCTGGGACAGCTGCTACGGCCCGGTCGAGGAACTCGCGCACTCCGCGCGCCGGTTCGACGAGAGCCCCGCGCTGTTCTCGTACACCGGCGGCCGGCACTCCCTCGCGCTCATCGAGGAACTGGGCACGGACCGCATCCACGCCCACAACACCGCGCTCGCCGACCGCTTTCGCGCCGGGCTCGCCGCGCTGGGCCACGAACCGGTGCCCGCGCCCGGATCGGCGATCGTCTCGGTGCCCGGCCTTGGCCACCGCCAGGCGGAGTTGAGCCGGGTCGGCGTCGAACTATCCGACCGGGCGGGCAACTTGCGCGCGGCCTTCCACTTCTACAGCTCGGCCGCCGACGTGGACCGGCTGCTCGATCTGCTGCCGGGACGCTGA
- the thpD gene encoding ectoine hydroxylase, with protein MTAQDLYPTRGTAEVITPRQDPVVWGPAAGLESYERDGFLAIEDLLTDDEVAVYRSELERLIVDPSVRADERSIIEPQSQSVRSVFEVHRISELFAQLVRDERVVGTARRILGSDVYVHQSRINVKPGFGASGFYWHSDFETWHAEDGLPHMRTVSVSIALTENHDTNGGLMIMPGSHRDFLGCAGATPKDNYKKSLQMQDAGTPSDEALTKMADRHGIRLFTGRAGSATWFDCNAMHGSGDNITPYPRSNVFIVFNSVENAAVEPFAAPIRRPEFIGARDFTPVR; from the coding sequence ATGACCGCCCAGGATCTGTACCCCACGCGTGGCACCGCCGAGGTGATCACCCCCCGCCAGGACCCGGTCGTCTGGGGACCGGCCGCCGGGCTCGAATCGTACGAGCGGGACGGCTTCCTCGCGATCGAGGACCTGCTCACCGACGACGAGGTCGCGGTCTACCGCTCGGAACTTGAGCGATTGATCGTCGATCCTTCCGTTCGTGCCGATGAGCGGTCGATCATCGAGCCGCAGTCGCAGTCCGTGCGGTCGGTCTTCGAGGTGCACCGGATCAGTGAGCTCTTCGCCCAACTGGTCCGCGACGAGCGGGTCGTGGGCACGGCCCGCCGGATCCTCGGCTCGGACGTCTACGTCCACCAGTCGCGCATCAACGTCAAGCCGGGCTTCGGCGCCTCGGGCTTCTACTGGCACTCGGACTTCGAGACCTGGCACGCCGAGGACGGTCTGCCGCACATGCGCACGGTCTCCGTGTCGATCGCGCTGACCGAGAACCACGACACCAACGGCGGCCTGATGATCATGCCCGGCTCGCACCGGGACTTCCTCGGCTGCGCGGGCGCCACCCCGAAGGACAACTACAAGAAGTCCCTGCAGATGCAGGACGCGGGGACGCCGTCCGACGAGGCGCTCACGAAGATGGCCGACCGGCACGGCATCCGGCTGTTCACCGGCCGCGCGGGCTCGGCGACCTGGTTCGACTGCAACGCCATGCACGGCTCCGGGGACAACATCACCCCGTACCCGCGCAGCAACGTCTTCATCGTGTTCAACAGCGTGGAGAACGCGGCGGTCGAGCCGTTCGCGGCTCCGATCCGCCGCCCGGAGTTCATCGGGGCGAGGGACTTCACGCCGGTGCGGTGA
- a CDS encoding ectoine synthase, giving the protein MIVRSFKDIENTDRHVKAASGTWESKRIVLAKEKVGFSLHETVLYAGTETAMWYANHIEAVLCTEGEAELTNEETGETHWIAPGTMYLLDGHERHTLRPKTDFRCVCVFNPPVTGREDHDENGVYPLLTEPEEG; this is encoded by the coding sequence GTGATTGTCCGATCGTTCAAGGACATCGAGAACACCGACCGCCATGTCAAGGCCGCCTCCGGCACCTGGGAGAGCAAGCGGATCGTCCTCGCGAAGGAGAAGGTCGGCTTCTCCCTGCACGAGACCGTGCTGTACGCGGGCACCGAGACGGCCATGTGGTACGCCAACCACATCGAGGCGGTGCTGTGCACCGAGGGTGAGGCCGAGCTCACCAACGAGGAGACCGGCGAGACCCACTGGATCGCGCCCGGCACGATGTACCTTCTGGACGGCCACGAGCGCCACACCCTGCGCCCCAAGACCGACTTCCGCTGCGTCTGCGTCTTCAATCCCCCCGTCACCGGACGGGAGGACCACGACGAGAACGGCGTCTACCCCCTGCTGACCGAACCCGAGGAGGGCTGA
- the ectB gene encoding diaminobutyrate--2-oxoglutarate transaminase, whose protein sequence is MTITPPALSVFESLESEVRSYCRGWPAVFDRAQGARLTDEDGHSYLDFFAGAGSLNYGHNNPVLKRALIDYIERDGITHGLDMATTAKRAFLETFQNVILRPRDLPYKVMFPGPTGTNAVEAALKLARKVKGRESIVSFTNAFHGMSLGSLAVTGNAFKRAGAGIPLVHGTPMPFDNYLDGRVPDFLWFERLLEDQGSGLNKPAAVIVETVQGEGGINVARTEWLRALADLCRRRDMLLIVDDIQMGCGRTGAFFSFEEAGIVPDIVTVSKSISGYGLPMSLCLFKGELDVWEPGEHNGTFRGNNPAFVTATAALDAYWADGQMEKHTLARGEQIEQALLALCTEHVRLGASYRGRGLVWGLEFADPARASEVCARAFELGLLLETSGPQSEVVKLLPPLTITPEELDEGLRSLARAVAATV, encoded by the coding sequence GTGACCATCACCCCGCCCGCCCTCAGTGTCTTCGAGTCGCTCGAATCGGAGGTGCGCAGCTACTGCCGCGGCTGGCCCGCCGTGTTCGACCGTGCGCAGGGTGCCCGCCTCACCGACGAGGACGGCCACAGCTACCTGGACTTCTTCGCCGGCGCCGGCTCACTCAACTACGGCCACAACAACCCCGTACTGAAACGGGCGTTGATCGACTACATCGAGCGGGACGGCATCACGCACGGCCTGGACATGGCGACCACCGCGAAACGCGCGTTCCTTGAGACCTTCCAGAACGTCATCCTGCGGCCGCGCGACCTGCCGTACAAGGTGATGTTCCCGGGCCCGACCGGCACCAACGCGGTCGAGGCCGCGCTGAAGCTGGCCCGCAAGGTCAAGGGCCGCGAGTCGATCGTCTCCTTCACCAACGCCTTCCACGGCATGTCGCTCGGCTCGCTCGCGGTGACCGGCAACGCCTTCAAGCGGGCCGGGGCCGGCATCCCGCTGGTGCACGGCACGCCCATGCCGTTCGACAACTACCTCGACGGCCGGGTGCCCGACTTCCTGTGGTTCGAGCGCCTGTTGGAGGACCAGGGCTCCGGCCTCAACAAGCCGGCCGCCGTGATCGTGGAGACCGTGCAGGGCGAGGGCGGCATCAACGTGGCTCGGACCGAGTGGCTGCGCGCGCTCGCCGATCTGTGCCGGCGCCGCGACATGCTGCTCATCGTCGACGACATCCAGATGGGCTGCGGTCGCACCGGCGCCTTCTTCTCCTTCGAGGAGGCGGGCATCGTGCCGGACATCGTCACCGTCTCGAAGTCGATCAGCGGCTACGGCCTGCCCATGTCGCTCTGCCTGTTCAAGGGCGAGCTCGACGTGTGGGAGCCCGGCGAGCACAACGGCACCTTCCGCGGCAACAACCCGGCGTTCGTCACCGCGACCGCCGCGCTCGACGCGTACTGGGCCGACGGCCAGATGGAGAAGCACACCCTGGCGCGCGGCGAGCAGATCGAGCAGGCGCTGCTCGCGCTGTGCACCGAACACGTCCGGCTCGGTGCGAGCTACCGGGGCCGCGGCCTGGTCTGGGGCCTGGAGTTCGCCGACCCGGCCCGCGCCTCCGAGGTCTGCGCCCGCGCCTTCGAGCTGGGGCTGCTCCTGGAGACCTCGGGTCCCCAGAGCGAGGTGGTCAAGCTGCTGCCGCCGCTGACCATCACGCCCGAGGAGCTGGACGAGGGGCTGCGGTCGCTGGCCCGCGCGGTCGCCGCGACCGTCTGA
- the ectA gene encoding diaminobutyrate acetyltransferase — protein sequence MTAAQTAVQIESPRVEDGAAIWRIARDSEVLDLNSSYSYLLWCRDFARTSVVARGEAGEPIAFVTGYVRPERPDTLVVWQVAVDHAHRGRGLAGLLLEALTAKVTGSHGITRLETTVSPDNTPSDRLFTSYAQRRGALLSRELLFDAGLFPDDGHQPEVLYRIGPLHPQGESL from the coding sequence ATGACCGCCGCCCAAACAGCAGTCCAAATCGAAAGCCCACGAGTGGAGGACGGAGCCGCAATCTGGCGCATAGCCCGTGACTCCGAGGTGCTCGACCTCAACTCCTCGTACAGCTATCTGCTCTGGTGCCGCGACTTCGCCCGGACCTCCGTGGTGGCCCGGGGCGAGGCCGGCGAGCCGATCGCGTTCGTCACCGGCTACGTACGGCCGGAGCGGCCGGACACGCTGGTCGTCTGGCAGGTCGCCGTCGACCACGCCCACCGGGGCCGGGGGCTTGCAGGACTGCTGCTGGAGGCGCTGACCGCGAAGGTGACCGGCTCGCACGGGATCACCCGCCTCGAAACGACGGTGTCGCCGGACAACACCCCTTCCGACCGGCTGTTCACCTCGTACGCCCAGCGGCGCGGTGCCCTGCTCAGCCGTGAACTCCTCTTCGATGCCGGGCTGTTCCCCGACGACGGGCACCAACCCGAGGTCCTCTACCGCATCGGCCCCCTCCACCCCCAGGGAGAATCGCTGTGA
- a CDS encoding pyridoxal-phosphate-dependent aminotransferase family protein, which yields MTHPLLDLAPLTADHFAAIERRVAVLLGTEQNVVIMQGEALLPLEGCIRGAAHPGSTALNVVTGPYGQTFGNWLRDCGAEVIDLEVPFHTAVTAEQIDRSLTEHPEIDFVSLVHAEAATGNTNPVAEIGEVVRRHGALFMLDAVASVAAEPLRPDAWGVDLCVIGAQKAMGGPAGVSAVSVSARAWERIAANPNAPRHSYLSLLDWKQRWIDGGRKALLHAPAQLEMLAFEACVERIESEGLAAVMARHASAAAATRAGALALGGGLAPYVHEAVDAAPVATTLRVPEAVDARELVAKALASDPSLPLIAGGGALSATMIRVNHYGVDATRGAVQSSLAALGAALGEHGVAVDLDAARRAVSETW from the coding sequence GTGACACACCCGCTCCTGGACCTGGCCCCGCTGACCGCCGACCACTTCGCGGCGATCGAGCGACGGGTGGCCGTCCTGCTCGGCACCGAGCAGAACGTGGTGATCATGCAGGGCGAGGCGCTGCTCCCCCTGGAGGGCTGTATCCGGGGCGCCGCGCACCCCGGCTCCACGGCGCTCAACGTCGTGACCGGTCCCTACGGGCAGACCTTCGGGAACTGGCTGCGTGACTGCGGGGCCGAGGTGATCGATCTGGAGGTGCCGTTCCACACCGCGGTCACCGCCGAGCAGATCGACCGCTCGCTCACCGAGCACCCGGAGATCGATTTCGTTTCGCTCGTGCACGCGGAGGCGGCGACCGGCAATACGAACCCGGTCGCGGAGATCGGCGAGGTCGTACGCCGGCACGGCGCCCTGTTCATGCTGGACGCGGTGGCGTCGGTGGCCGCCGAGCCTCTTCGTCCGGACGCCTGGGGCGTGGACCTGTGTGTGATCGGCGCACAGAAGGCGATGGGCGGCCCGGCCGGGGTGTCGGCCGTATCGGTCAGTGCCCGCGCCTGGGAGCGCATCGCCGCGAACCCGAACGCGCCGCGCCACTCCTACCTCTCGCTCCTGGACTGGAAGCAGCGCTGGATCGACGGCGGCCGCAAGGCCCTGCTGCACGCGCCCGCCCAGCTGGAGATGCTGGCGTTCGAAGCCTGTGTGGAGCGCATCGAGTCCGAGGGCCTGGCGGCGGTGATGGCCCGGCACGCTTCGGCGGCCGCCGCGACCCGGGCGGGTGCGCTCGCGCTGGGCGGCGGGCTCGCGCCGTACGTCCACGAGGCCGTCGACGCCGCCCCGGTGGCCACGACCCTGCGGGTCCCCGAGGCGGTCGACGCCCGCGAGCTGGTCGCGAAGGCGCTCGCCTCGGACCCCTCGCTGCCGCTGATCGCGGGCGGCGGCGCGCTGTCCGCGACGATGATCCGGGTCAACCACTACGGCGTGGACGCCACCCGGGGTGCGGTCCAGTCCTCGCTCGCGGCGCTGGGGGCGGCGCTCGGCGAGCACGGCGTGGCGGTGGACCTGGACGCTGCCCGCAGGGCCGTCTCCGAAACCTGGTGA
- a CDS encoding amidohydrolase family protein: MSDRTVLHVKGRVLAGPEDVRDELWAVDGRITYERPPGEALTLTGWVLPGLVDAHCHVGLDRHGPVPDEVSEKQALTDRDAGTLLVRDAGSPSDTRWIDHREDLPKIIRAGRHIARIRRYIRNYAHEIEPGDLVAYVAREARRGDGWVKLVGDWIDRDTGDLGACWPRGEVEAAIAEAHRLGARVTAHCFAEDSLRDLVEAGIDCIEHATGLTEDTIPLFAERGVAIVPTLVNIATFPHLADGGEAKFPLWSAHMRRLYERRYDTVRSAYDAGVPVFVGTDAGGSLAHGLVAAEVAELVKAGIPALDALSATAWGARSWLGRPGLDEGAPADLVVYDQDPRVDVRALAAPSRIVLNGRVVG, encoded by the coding sequence ATGAGCGATCGCACGGTGCTGCATGTGAAGGGGCGCGTCCTCGCCGGACCCGAGGACGTTCGGGACGAGCTGTGGGCGGTCGACGGGCGGATCACCTACGAGCGGCCTCCGGGCGAGGCCCTCACCCTCACCGGCTGGGTGCTGCCCGGCCTGGTCGACGCGCACTGCCACGTCGGTCTCGACCGGCACGGGCCGGTGCCGGACGAGGTGAGCGAGAAGCAGGCCCTCACCGACCGCGACGCCGGGACCCTGCTGGTGCGCGACGCGGGTTCGCCCTCCGACACCCGCTGGATCGACCACCGCGAGGACCTGCCGAAGATCATCCGGGCGGGCCGCCACATCGCGCGCATCCGCCGCTACATCCGCAACTACGCCCACGAGATCGAGCCCGGCGATCTCGTGGCGTACGTCGCCCGCGAGGCGCGGCGCGGCGACGGCTGGGTCAAGCTGGTCGGCGACTGGATCGACCGCGACACCGGCGACCTGGGCGCCTGCTGGCCGCGTGGCGAGGTGGAGGCCGCGATCGCCGAGGCCCACCGGCTGGGCGCCCGGGTCACCGCACACTGCTTCGCCGAGGACTCGCTCAGGGACCTGGTCGAGGCGGGCATCGACTGCATCGAGCACGCCACGGGGCTGACCGAGGACACCATTCCGCTGTTCGCCGAGCGCGGCGTCGCGATCGTCCCGACGCTGGTCAACATCGCCACGTTCCCGCACCTCGCGGACGGCGGCGAGGCCAAGTTCCCGCTGTGGTCGGCCCATATGCGGCGGCTGTACGAGCGCCGCTACGACACGGTGCGCTCGGCGTACGACGCGGGGGTGCCCGTCTTCGTCGGTACGGACGCGGGCGGCTCGCTCGCCCACGGCCTGGTCGCGGCCGAGGTCGCCGAACTCGTCAAGGCGGGCATCCCGGCGCTCGACGCGCTCTCCGCGACGGCCTGGGGCGCCCGGTCCTGGCTGGGGCGCCCGGGGCTCGACGAGGGAGCCCCGGCCGACCTGGTGGTCTACGACCAGGACCCGCGCGTGGACGTGCGGGCCCTCGCGGCGCCGAGCCGGATCGTGCTCAACGGACGCGTGGTGGGCTGA
- a CDS encoding SCO1860 family LAETG-anchored protein: MNSNNFRLPAPGPAACRPLGRRSARIAACVALAAGPLLLAAPARATGGPGDSGGRASAVVLRTGLDVSLLNKAVDVPLKATLNEVQAPAGADRTALTVKLDAVGGGRPVDVLKADVATARASADAKKAAGSTRLVNARLHVPGLPLLSLVEVGEVTSSAVCEAGRAPVAQSNVLGAVTVLGRKVTLSSGGTTRVQVPGVGEVTLDLSKTTTTSRTAAAVALQLKVSVNPLHLNVADVKGEVTLAEATCETPKAPEPPAQGGTVAKGAPAKAPAGTDVKAQSGAADTKLAQTGGSSATPYLAGGAAVLLVGGAGALVLTRARGGRAE; encoded by the coding sequence TTGAACAGCAACAACTTCCGCCTGCCCGCACCCGGTCCGGCCGCCTGTCGTCCCCTCGGCCGCCGCTCCGCCCGGATCGCGGCCTGTGTGGCGCTCGCCGCCGGACCGCTGCTGCTCGCGGCGCCGGCGCGAGCCACCGGCGGACCGGGCGACAGCGGGGGCCGGGCCAGTGCCGTCGTGCTGCGCACCGGGCTCGACGTCTCCCTGCTCAACAAGGCCGTCGACGTACCGCTCAAGGCCACGCTCAACGAGGTACAGGCGCCGGCCGGCGCCGACAGGACCGCGCTGACCGTGAAGCTCGACGCGGTCGGCGGCGGCCGGCCCGTCGATGTGCTGAAGGCGGACGTCGCCACGGCCAGGGCGAGCGCCGACGCGAAGAAGGCGGCGGGCTCCACCCGGCTCGTCAACGCCCGGCTGCATGTGCCGGGGCTGCCGCTGCTCTCCCTGGTGGAGGTCGGCGAAGTGACGTCCAGCGCGGTCTGCGAGGCGGGCCGGGCGCCGGTCGCCCAGTCCAATGTGCTGGGCGCGGTGACCGTGCTCGGGCGCAAGGTCACCCTGTCGTCCGGCGGCACCACGCGCGTGCAGGTACCGGGGGTCGGCGAGGTCACCCTCGACCTGTCGAAGACCACGACGACGTCGCGCACCGCCGCGGCCGTCGCCCTTCAGCTGAAGGTGTCGGTCAACCCGCTCCATCTGAACGTCGCCGACGTCAAGGGCGAGGTCACCCTCGCCGAAGCGACCTGCGAGACGCCCAAGGCGCCCGAACCGCCGGCACAGGGCGGCACCGTGGCCAAGGGCGCCCCGGCGAAGGCTCCGGCCGGTACGGATGTGAAGGCGCAGAGCGGCGCCGCGGACACCAAGCTCGCGCAGACGGGGGGGAGTTCGGCCACGCCGTACCTCGCCGGTGGCGCGGCGGTCCTGCTGGTGGGCGGCGCGGGCGCGCTGGTCCTGACCCGGGCGCGGGGCGGCCGCGCAGAGTAG